Proteins from a genomic interval of Pithys albifrons albifrons isolate INPA30051 chromosome 15, PitAlb_v1, whole genome shotgun sequence:
- the RARS1 gene encoding arginine--tRNA ligase, cytoplasmic isoform X2 gives MININSCLQEIFGAAIQAAYPELENPPLVVTPSQQPKFGDYQCNSAMAISQILLKTKEQKVSPREIAEKISKNIPANECIEKVEIAGPGFINVHLRKDFVSKQLSSLLMNGVQPPAIGKRKKVVVDFSSPNIAKEMHVGHLRSTIIGESMCRLFEFAGYDVLRLNHLGDWGTQFGMLIAHLQDKFPDYLTVSPPIGDLQAFYKESKRRFDTEEEFKKRAYQCVVLLQSKNPEFIKAWELICDVSRKEFQKIYNCLDITIIERGESFYHEMMKDIVKEFEDKGFVQVDDGRKIVFVPGFPVPLTIMKSDGGYTYDTSDLAALKHRLCEEKGDILIYVVDSGQSVHLQTVFAAGQMIGWYDPKVTRVAHAAFGVVLGEDKKKFKTRSGDTVRLIDLLEEGLKRAMDKLKDKERDKVLTAEELKAAQTSVAFGCIKYADLSHNRLNDYVFSFDKMLDDRGNTAAYLLYAFTRIRAIARLANIDEQMLRKAAREEVLILDHEKEWKLGKCILRFPEILQKILEDLLLHTLCDYLYELATTFTEFYDNCYCVEKDRQSGQIVKVNMWRLLLCEATAAVMAKGFDILGIKPVQRM, from the exons ATGATTAATATCAACAGCTGTCTTCAGGAGATCTTTGGAGCTGCTATTCAAGCTGCTTACCCAGAGTTAGAAAACCCTCCACTAGTGGTGACACCAAGTCAGCAGCCCAAATTTGGGGATTACCAGTGTAACAGTGCCATGGCCATATCACAG ATACTGCTCAAAACCAAGGAACAGAAGGTTAGCCCACGAGAAATCGCTgagaaaatatcaaaaaatattCCTGCCAATGAATGCATTGAGAAGGTCGAAATTGCTGGTCCTG GTTTTATCAATGTCCACTTGAGAAAGGATTTTGTGTCGAAGCAGCTGAGCAGTTTATTGATGAATGGAGTTCAGCCACCAGCTATtggcaaaaggaaaaag GTGGTGGTGGATTTTTCATCCCCTAACATTGCAAAGGAGATGCATGTTGGCCACCTGAGGTCCACCATCATCGGGGAGAGCATGTGCCGGCTGTTCGAATTCGCAGGTTATGATGTTCTGAG GTTAAACCATTTAGGAGATTGGGGCACCCAGTTTGGAATGCTCATTGCTCATCTCCAAGACAAATTTCCAGATTACTTAACTGTTTCTCCTCCCATTGGAGATCTCCAAGCTTTTTACAAG GAATCCAAGCGGAGGTTTGACACAGAGGAGGAGTTTAAGAAACGTGCCTACCAAtgtgtggtgctgctgcagagcaaaaACCCCGAGTTCATTAAGGCCTGGGAGCTCATCTGTGACGTGTCACGCAAAG AATTCCAGAAAATCTACAACTGTTTGGACATCACAATCATAGAGAGAGGGGAGTCATTCTACCATGAGATGATGAAAGACATTGTGAAAGAATTTGAGGATAAAG GGTTTGTGCAGGTTGATGATGGCCGGAAGATCGTGTTTGTCCCAGGTTTCCCTGTCCCACTGACAATCATGAAGTCAGACGGCGGTTACACGTATGACACATCAGACTTAGCTGCTCTTAAACACAGGCTGTGTGAAGAGAAGGGTGATATCCTTATCTACGTTGTTGATAGTGGCCAG TCTGTGCACTTACAAACAGTGTTTGCAGCTGGACAGATGATTGGCTGGTATGATCCCAAAGTAACCAGAGTGGCCCATGCAGCTTTCGGAGTGGTGCTGGGAGAAGACAA GAAGAAGTTCAAAACTCGTTCAGGGGATACAGTGCGTCTCATAGACCTGCTGGAAGAAGGGCTGAAACGAGCTATGGACAAGCTGAAAGACAAGGAACGGGACAAG GTCCTCACAGCAGAAGAGCTGAAAGCTGCCCAGACATCGGTCGCTTTTGGATGCATTAAATATGCAGATCTGTCCCACAACAGACTAAACGATTACGTATTCTCCTTCGACAAGATGCTGGATGACCGAGGGAATACAGCTGCCTATCTGCTGTATGCCTTCACACGGATCAG GGCTATCGCTCGCCTGGCCAACATTGACGAGCAGATGCTGCGGAAGGcagccagggaagaggtgcTTATCCTTGACCATGAGAAGGAGTGGAAACTGGGCAAGTGCATCCTGAGGTTCCCTGAGATCCTGCAGAAGATCCTAGAGGACTTGTTACTGCACACGCTCTGTGACTACCTTTATGAGCTGGCCACCACCTTCACCGAGTTCTACGACAACTGCTACTGCGTTGAGAAGGACAGGCAGAGTG GCCAGATTGTGAAGGTGAACATGTGGAGGCTGCTCCTATGTGAAGCCACTGCCGCTGTCATGGCCAAGGGATTCGACATCCTGGGGATCAAGCCTGTGCAGAGGATGTAG
- the RARS1 gene encoding arginine--tRNA ligase, cytoplasmic isoform X1 yields the protein MEARVAQSAARLARQENEIKLLTAEIERLKNFGCLGVSPSLAGLRDENAKLKYRLNFLQKSLQEERSKAAKSMININSCLQEIFGAAIQAAYPELENPPLVVTPSQQPKFGDYQCNSAMAISQILLKTKEQKVSPREIAEKISKNIPANECIEKVEIAGPGFINVHLRKDFVSKQLSSLLMNGVQPPAIGKRKKVVVDFSSPNIAKEMHVGHLRSTIIGESMCRLFEFAGYDVLRLNHLGDWGTQFGMLIAHLQDKFPDYLTVSPPIGDLQAFYKESKRRFDTEEEFKKRAYQCVVLLQSKNPEFIKAWELICDVSRKEFQKIYNCLDITIIERGESFYHEMMKDIVKEFEDKGFVQVDDGRKIVFVPGFPVPLTIMKSDGGYTYDTSDLAALKHRLCEEKGDILIYVVDSGQSVHLQTVFAAGQMIGWYDPKVTRVAHAAFGVVLGEDKKKFKTRSGDTVRLIDLLEEGLKRAMDKLKDKERDKVLTAEELKAAQTSVAFGCIKYADLSHNRLNDYVFSFDKMLDDRGNTAAYLLYAFTRIRAIARLANIDEQMLRKAAREEVLILDHEKEWKLGKCILRFPEILQKILEDLLLHTLCDYLYELATTFTEFYDNCYCVEKDRQSGQIVKVNMWRLLLCEATAAVMAKGFDILGIKPVQRM from the exons GAAAACGAGATCAAGTTGCTAACAGCAGAAATTGAGCGTCTGAAGAACTTTGGGTGCTTGGGAGTGTCCCCGAGTCTGGCGGGGCTGCGAGACGAAAACGCAAAGCTCAAGTACCGCTTGAATTTCCTTCAGAAG agccTTCAAGAGGAAAGAAGTAAAGCAGCAAAAAGCATGATTAATATCAACAGCTGTCTTCAGGAGATCTTTGGAGCTGCTATTCAAGCTGCTTACCCAGAGTTAGAAAACCCTCCACTAGTGGTGACACCAAGTCAGCAGCCCAAATTTGGGGATTACCAGTGTAACAGTGCCATGGCCATATCACAG ATACTGCTCAAAACCAAGGAACAGAAGGTTAGCCCACGAGAAATCGCTgagaaaatatcaaaaaatattCCTGCCAATGAATGCATTGAGAAGGTCGAAATTGCTGGTCCTG GTTTTATCAATGTCCACTTGAGAAAGGATTTTGTGTCGAAGCAGCTGAGCAGTTTATTGATGAATGGAGTTCAGCCACCAGCTATtggcaaaaggaaaaag GTGGTGGTGGATTTTTCATCCCCTAACATTGCAAAGGAGATGCATGTTGGCCACCTGAGGTCCACCATCATCGGGGAGAGCATGTGCCGGCTGTTCGAATTCGCAGGTTATGATGTTCTGAG GTTAAACCATTTAGGAGATTGGGGCACCCAGTTTGGAATGCTCATTGCTCATCTCCAAGACAAATTTCCAGATTACTTAACTGTTTCTCCTCCCATTGGAGATCTCCAAGCTTTTTACAAG GAATCCAAGCGGAGGTTTGACACAGAGGAGGAGTTTAAGAAACGTGCCTACCAAtgtgtggtgctgctgcagagcaaaaACCCCGAGTTCATTAAGGCCTGGGAGCTCATCTGTGACGTGTCACGCAAAG AATTCCAGAAAATCTACAACTGTTTGGACATCACAATCATAGAGAGAGGGGAGTCATTCTACCATGAGATGATGAAAGACATTGTGAAAGAATTTGAGGATAAAG GGTTTGTGCAGGTTGATGATGGCCGGAAGATCGTGTTTGTCCCAGGTTTCCCTGTCCCACTGACAATCATGAAGTCAGACGGCGGTTACACGTATGACACATCAGACTTAGCTGCTCTTAAACACAGGCTGTGTGAAGAGAAGGGTGATATCCTTATCTACGTTGTTGATAGTGGCCAG TCTGTGCACTTACAAACAGTGTTTGCAGCTGGACAGATGATTGGCTGGTATGATCCCAAAGTAACCAGAGTGGCCCATGCAGCTTTCGGAGTGGTGCTGGGAGAAGACAA GAAGAAGTTCAAAACTCGTTCAGGGGATACAGTGCGTCTCATAGACCTGCTGGAAGAAGGGCTGAAACGAGCTATGGACAAGCTGAAAGACAAGGAACGGGACAAG GTCCTCACAGCAGAAGAGCTGAAAGCTGCCCAGACATCGGTCGCTTTTGGATGCATTAAATATGCAGATCTGTCCCACAACAGACTAAACGATTACGTATTCTCCTTCGACAAGATGCTGGATGACCGAGGGAATACAGCTGCCTATCTGCTGTATGCCTTCACACGGATCAG GGCTATCGCTCGCCTGGCCAACATTGACGAGCAGATGCTGCGGAAGGcagccagggaagaggtgcTTATCCTTGACCATGAGAAGGAGTGGAAACTGGGCAAGTGCATCCTGAGGTTCCCTGAGATCCTGCAGAAGATCCTAGAGGACTTGTTACTGCACACGCTCTGTGACTACCTTTATGAGCTGGCCACCACCTTCACCGAGTTCTACGACAACTGCTACTGCGTTGAGAAGGACAGGCAGAGTG GCCAGATTGTGAAGGTGAACATGTGGAGGCTGCTCCTATGTGAAGCCACTGCCGCTGTCATGGCCAAGGGATTCGACATCCTGGGGATCAAGCCTGTGCAGAGGATGTAG